In the Pontibacillus sp. HMF3514 genome, GAACGACAAACGATTTTGCTCGAGCAATTTGTGTACCGCGAAATATTAAAAAAGCGATTGATGTCATTTTAGATGACTTTTCAAAAGAACTGGATATTGGGCGAGTTAATGATCAATACTTCGTAAATATCGCTGGTGGTGGGAAGCTAACCGAGTTAACCTATGAAGTGCCAAGTAAGCTCAAGACAATGTTGGGTCAATTGGCGTATTACTTAAAAGGAGTCGAAATGATTCCCTCCCTTAGACCAACTCATGTGCAAATTGAGTATGATGGGAAATGGTATGAAGGGGAAGTTATGGTCTTTCTTGTATCCAATACAAATTCAGTTGGTGGCCTTGAAAAATTAGCTCCAGATGCTTACATGGATGATGGCATGTTTGATTTACTTATTATTAAGAAAGTCAATCTAGCTGAACTTATTCGCCTTGCTTCATTAGCTATGAAAGGGAACCATGTTAATGATCCTAATGTCATCTATGCAAAAGCAAATCGCATAAAAGTTTTAACGGATGAAAAAATGCAATTAAATATAGACGGAGAATTTGGCGGATTATTACCCGGGGAATTTGTCAATTTATATCGCCACCTCGAATTTTTTGTCCCAAGAGATCGATGGGAGTAATAATATAAAGTAGATGCCTTGTTACGCTCGAGGTTTGTCGAGACTGACAAAGTCCGAGCGTAACACGGTACCATAACAAGATGGTAAAGGAAGTTATATAGATGTCAAAACCACAGCCACCTGTGCAGAAAAATGAAACCGTAGAGCTAACATTTGAAGACTTAACACATGAAGGCAATGGTGTAGGCAAAGTTGATGGCTATCCGCTCTTCGTTCCTTATGGTTTACCAGGGGAAAAAGGAAAGGTTAAAGTCATTAAGGTGAAAAAGAATTTTGGCTTCGGTAAGCTCCTTGAAGTTGAGGAGCCAAGCCCTGAACGTGTAGAACCGCCTTGTGATGTCTTTTATCAATGTGGCGGTTGTCAGATTCAACATATGAGCTATGACATGCAGTTGAACATGAAACGTAATCAAGTGGAAAGCTCTATGCATAAAGTTGGTCATCTGGGTCATGTACCCGTACATCCTACACTTGGGATGGAAAATCCATGGCGCTACCGCAACAAGGTGCAAATTCCTGTTGGCAAAGACGGGGATGGTCTTAAAACAGGATTCTATCGAAAACGAAGCCATGACATCATCAACATGGATACATGTGTGATCCAGGATGAAAAGAATGACCGTATGGTAGAAGCTGTTCGCCGTATCGCCGAGAAACATGGTATTCAAGCGTATGATGAAGAAAAGCATCGTGGTACGCTTCGTCATATTATGGTCCGTACAGGTCAAACAACTGGCGATGTGATGGTTGTCATGATTACGAAAACTAAAGAACTACCTCATAAAGATGAGATTGTTGAGGAAATTCGACAAACCTATCCGGATGTAAAATCGATCGTTCACAACGTAAACCCTAAACGTACGAATGTCGTTATGGGAGACCAAACGACGATTCTTTGGGGTGAAAAATATATTAAAGACCGTATTGGTGACATCGAATTCATGATCTCACCTAAATCGTTCTACCAAGTAAACCCTAATCAAACGAAACAATTATATGATAAGGCTCTTGAATATGCCGATCTGCAAGGACATGAAACGGTGATTGATGCTTACTGTGGTATCGGAACCATCTCGCTTTTCTTAGCTCAAAAAGCTAAGAAAGTGTATGGTGTAGAGGTCGTTGGTCCAGCTGTGTCAGATGCTAAGAAAAATGCTAAGCTAAATGGCTTAGATAACACAGAATTCTTTGTGGGCGAAGCTGAAAAAGTATTTCCGTGGTGGAAGTCCCAAGGCCTTGACCCAGACGTGATTGTAGTCGATCCACCTCGAAAAGGCTGCGATGAAAACCTACTTCAGGCGATGATTGAAATGAAGCCGAACAAGATTGTTTATGTTTCCTGTAATCCATCTACTTTAGCGCGTGACTTACGTATTTTAGAAGATGGTGGGTTTGAAACACAGGAAGTGCAGCCTGTCGATATGTTTCCTCAGACGGGGCACATTGAATGTGTAACGTGGCTCAAAAGAAAATAGAAATATAGTATGCAGAAGTCCCGAGAGTAGATAAAAGTTTCTCGGGACTTCGCTTTATAGTAAAGGTGGTATATTAGATGAATAATAATGATCGGTTAATTCGATTAAGATATGCTCTAGATATAAAAGATCCAGATATGGTGGAAATATTTAAACTTGGTGATATGGAAGTAACATTAGAAGAAGTACGTGAAATGCTCACCAAATCCAAGGACAGTTACGACAATGATCGTGATGATGAAGAGGATACAACAGTGGATAATGTGATGCTAGAGTCATTTTTAAATGGCCTTATTATTTTGAAAAGAGGCAAGCAAGATCCGAAGCCAGGACAACCTGAAAGGCCCGCACTGTCTGGAGATGAAAGTATCAATAATATCCTACTAAAGAAATTGAAAATTGCACTAAAGTTAACAAGTGAGGATATGCTTGATGTGTTTAACAAAGCAGGAGTCAGAGTCACAAAAGGAGAATTAAGTGCTCTATTAAGAAAAGAAGGGCATAAAAATTATCAAGAGTGTGGAGATAAGTATGCTAGGAGCTTCTTGAAGGGACTAACGATTTTATATAGAGGCTAGACGATCACAAGTAAGTACCTGTCACCAACCAAGTTTTGTTGAATAGTAACGACAAAACTCGGTTGGTGACAGGCACTTTTTTTGTACTATTCTTGTAAAGCGTTATAATACTTTAACTCATTTTCAATTTCAAGCAACTTTTGCTCTTGTTTATCAACGGATCGGCCAAATGACTCTAATCTTTCCATATCATCTTGTAACCTCAAATATTCCATTTTTAATTCTGCAATCTTTTGGTTAATTTCTTCTTTTTTCATAAGGTACTCTCCTTTAGATGATTCATATATATATTAGTTTAGTTCATTTATACATGTAAAAAAAGTGTCTGTACACAGTCCGTTTCATGCCTAAGCAAAGCAGGGGAAACAGGAACCGTTTACAATAAGCTTTTACGAAATAAAGGGAAAGGGGGGCTAAGTTTCAATAAATGTTGGAATGGGACAGGCACTTTTTGTATGATATGGTCTAAATCCGTATTCACGTCGAATAGAGTATGTATAGCAACTGCTTTATTCAAAGAGGATAGGGGGAGTACGAATGTTTTCGGTTACAGAAATGCGTACCTTCGAGTTGTTTTCAACCCCTCATATCGCCGTAATCTTCATATTTATATTCATTTCTGTTTTGATGGTTATTTTTAGACGGTCCTTAAGACCTCACCAGTCTATCATAAAATGGACATTATTCGGATTATTGATTATATGTGAAGTATCCGGACAAATTTGGGAAGCTGCGACAAACCAATATGAAGTTGGGAGTCTTCCTTTACATCTTTGTTCAATCAGTACATTCTTATGTCTCTATTTATTTCTGAAACCAAATAAGAAAATCTTTTATTTGTTGTTTTTTACCGGTCTTCTTCCTCCCAGTTTAAGCATTATCACACCTGAAATGTTCTACCAATTTCCTCACTTTGACTTCTTGAGCTACTTCCTCCATCATGCTGCTATCACTTGGTCCGTCATTTACTTCATTGTGTTTCAGGGTTATCGCGTACCTGTAAAAGCAATCGGGAGTGTTTTTTTGATCCTGAATCTCATGGCCATCCCAATTTTTATCATCAATATTCTTCTCGACACGAACTTCTTCTACTTGGCTAATCCAACTGAATCCAAAACAATTCTATCCTTCTTTGGATCAGGCATTATGTATTATATAAACCTTGAAATAGCAGCGTTTATTGTATTTTCTATTACGTACGTTCCAATGTGGATGTTGTTGAAACGAGAAAAGAATAAGCGAATAAACCAAGAGACTTAAGTATATTGATCAAACGTTTGATCAATATCGTCTCCCTTTGAGGAAATCCCAAGAAAAAGTAATGGAGGAAGGCTGTGGTGAAAAAGAGCTTTCTCCATAATTAGCGGGAGGGGTAGAATGTCTATGATTCTAAAAGATGCCTCTAAAGAACAGCTCATACAAGCGAATCAAAGAAGCTTGTTAGCGTTTAATAAAGAAATGAGTAATGATAGCGATGTTGTTCATTATCTTCAAAGGGATCAAGTTGAGGGTCTCTATAGCCTAATCCCTGTAGAATTCCTGAACCGTGTTATTCTCACAAAGTTAAGTTCTGACCATTTCGAGAAAAAACTTCTAGCCATAAAGGATTTTTATATAGATAAGAGCTCTCCATTGAGTTGGGAAATCTGGCCAACAGATTCTCCGGATAATATGGAAGAAAAGCTAAAACAAAATAAATTTCAATATTCTAGAGATTATCCAGCTATGTCTGTCCGGGTTAATCACATTGTAGAGGAGCCATTAGGGAACTTAGTCATTAGGAAAGTAAAGAATCAAACTGAGGCTGAGGTTTTCGCAGACGTATTCCAAGAGGTTTATGGGTTACCAGACTCCATAAGGGAGGATTTTTTAAGTACGGTCAAAAATAAAGGGTATGACCGGGATTTGTTAAATTATGTTGGCTATGTTCAAGGAGAACCTGTATGTGTGTCCACATTTTATTATGCTGCAGGAGTTGCTGGCATCTATAATGTAGGAACCAAAAAAGAGCATTCTCGAAAGGGGTATGGAAGAAAAATCACAGCTTATCCTTTACTAGAAGCAAAAAAACAAGGATATGAATATGCCATTCTCCAGTCATCTGTACAAGGGGAAAAGGTGTATGCACGAATGGGATTTGATGAATTGTGTAGAGTG is a window encoding:
- a CDS encoding diacylglycerol kinase is translated as MKRARIIYNPTSGREAVKRELPEILQRFEQAGYETSTHCTVGSGDATHAAEIAAQRKFDVVVAAGGDGTINEVINGLAENEHRPKLGIIPVGTTNDFARAICVPRNIKKAIDVILDDFSKELDIGRVNDQYFVNIAGGGKLTELTYEVPSKLKTMLGQLAYYLKGVEMIPSLRPTHVQIEYDGKWYEGEVMVFLVSNTNSVGGLEKLAPDAYMDDGMFDLLIIKKVNLAELIRLASLAMKGNHVNDPNVIYAKANRIKVLTDEKMQLNIDGEFGGLLPGEFVNLYRHLEFFVPRDRWE
- the rlmD gene encoding 23S rRNA (uracil(1939)-C(5))-methyltransferase RlmD is translated as MSKPQPPVQKNETVELTFEDLTHEGNGVGKVDGYPLFVPYGLPGEKGKVKVIKVKKNFGFGKLLEVEEPSPERVEPPCDVFYQCGGCQIQHMSYDMQLNMKRNQVESSMHKVGHLGHVPVHPTLGMENPWRYRNKVQIPVGKDGDGLKTGFYRKRSHDIINMDTCVIQDEKNDRMVEAVRRIAEKHGIQAYDEEKHRGTLRHIMVRTGQTTGDVMVVMITKTKELPHKDEIVEEIRQTYPDVKSIVHNVNPKRTNVVMGDQTTILWGEKYIKDRIGDIEFMISPKSFYQVNPNQTKQLYDKALEYADLQGHETVIDAYCGIGTISLFLAQKAKKVYGVEVVGPAVSDAKKNAKLNGLDNTEFFVGEAEKVFPWWKSQGLDPDVIVVDPPRKGCDENLLQAMIEMKPNKIVYVSCNPSTLARDLRILEDGGFETQEVQPVDMFPQTGHIECVTWLKRK
- a CDS encoding DUF1456 family protein; the protein is MNNNDRLIRLRYALDIKDPDMVEIFKLGDMEVTLEEVREMLTKSKDSYDNDRDDEEDTTVDNVMLESFLNGLIILKRGKQDPKPGQPERPALSGDESINNILLKKLKIALKLTSEDMLDVFNKAGVRVTKGELSALLRKEGHKNYQECGDKYARSFLKGLTILYRG
- a CDS encoding SE1832 family protein; translation: MKKEEINQKIAELKMEYLRLQDDMERLESFGRSVDKQEQKLLEIENELKYYNALQE
- a CDS encoding TIGR02206 family membrane protein, translated to MRTFELFSTPHIAVIFIFIFISVLMVIFRRSLRPHQSIIKWTLFGLLIICEVSGQIWEAATNQYEVGSLPLHLCSISTFLCLYLFLKPNKKIFYLLFFTGLLPPSLSIITPEMFYQFPHFDFLSYFLHHAAITWSVIYFIVFQGYRVPVKAIGSVFLILNLMAIPIFIINILLDTNFFYLANPTESKTILSFFGSGIMYYINLEIAAFIVFSITYVPMWMLLKREKNKRINQET
- a CDS encoding GNAT family N-acetyltransferase, encoding MSMILKDASKEQLIQANQRSLLAFNKEMSNDSDVVHYLQRDQVEGLYSLIPVEFLNRVILTKLSSDHFEKKLLAIKDFYIDKSSPLSWEIWPTDSPDNMEEKLKQNKFQYSRDYPAMSVRVNHIVEEPLGNLVIRKVKNQTEAEVFADVFQEVYGLPDSIREDFLSTVKNKGYDRDLLNYVGYVQGEPVCVSTFYYAAGVAGIYNVGTKKEHSRKGYGRKITAYPLLEAKKQGYEYAILQSSVQGEKVYARMGFDELCRVKVYKSV